From a region of the Oryzias melastigma strain HK-1 linkage group LG4, ASM292280v2, whole genome shotgun sequence genome:
- the LOC112150710 gene encoding interferon-induced protein 44-like, with amino-acid sequence MNSKMKPELTNEQQKAICSQLGNVMKLKLLYKASIHGFTSAAFHQHCDNKSPTVSVGYNNSGFVFGGYTRQPFSQSGQFVSDDKAFVFSFSGEKLNKYPVTDASRAVKMTKNSGPNFGDTLILANKNKPKVFSNPGSPRNPFCKKHYSFTAEEMHDNNLDLTQCEVYQVEEYHTFEKPWREVTWKYEEKEKLIERIKSYKPPISSVPAAQVLLVGPVGAGKSSFFNSFKSVFRGHVTGQAMAGTSTTSVTRLFRTFTVMSELDGKLLPFVICDTMGLEAEEGAGLNPVEISNIINGHISDQYQFNSSVPLHSEALGFRKNPELKDKIHCVTYVLDATKISIMLQNMEKKLKAIRETVNLSRIPQLVLLTKIDEACPLVKEDITKVYKSTYIKELMQEAATRIGVSLSCVVPVKNYSEELKPDMSIDILLLSAVDQMLNLVDDFFDEPRD; translated from the exons ATGAACTCCAAGATGAAACCTGAGCTCACTAATGAGCAGCAGAAAGCAATCTGCTCTCAGCTGGGAAATGTTATGAAACTGAAGTTGCTCTACAAAGCCAGCATCCATGGTTTTACCAGTGCAGCTTTCCACCAACACTGTGACAACAAGTCACCCACTGTGTCTGTGGGCTACAACAACTCTGGTTTTGTGTTTGGAGGCTACACCAGACAACCGTTCAGTCAGTCTGGACAGTTTGTAAGTGATGATAAGGCCTTTGTGTTCTCCTTCAGTGGAGAAAAGCTCAACAAATATCCAGTCACTGATGCTTCACGTGCAGTGAAAATGACAAAGAACAGTGGTCCTAACTTTGGGGACACACTGATTCTTGCCAATAAAAACAAGCCAAAAGTGTTCAGCAATCCTGGAAGTCCCAGAAATCCTTTCTGCAAAAAACATTACAGCTTTACTGCTGAAGAGATGCATGACAATAACCTGGACCTAACTCAATGTGAAGTTTACCAGGTGGAAG AATACCACACATTTGAGAAACCATGGAGGGAAGTGACTTGGAAGTATGA GGAAAAGGAGAAGTTGATCGAGAGAATTAAATCTTACAAACCTCCGATCAGCTCTGTGCCTGCAGCCCAGGTTTTACTTGTTGGACCAGTTGGAGCTGGAAAGTCCAGCTTCTTCAATTCTTTCAAGTCTGTATTCAGAGGTCATGTCACCGGCCAGGCCATGGCTGGAACTTCCACAACCAGTGTGACAAGACTT TTTCGCACCTTTACCGTGATGTCTGAACTGGATGGCAAACTTCTGCCATTTGTCATTTGTGATACCATGGGACTGGAGGCAGAAGAGGGGGCAGGGCTTAATCCTGTTGAGATCAGTAACATCATCAATGGTCACATATCTGACCAATATCAG TTCAACTCCTCTGTTCCTCTGCATTCTGAGGCTCTAGGTTTCCGCAAAAATCCAGAACTTAAAGACAAGATCCACTGTGTGACTTATGTCCTGGACGCCACCAAGATCTCCATCATGCTTCAAAATATGGAGAAGAAACTGAAAGCTATCCGTGAGACAGTCAACTTGTCAA GGATCCCTCAGCTGGTGTTGCTCACTAAAATAGATGAAGCCTGCCCTCTGGTGAAAGAAGATATCACAAAAGTCTACAAGAGCACGTACATCAAGGAATTA ATGCAGGAGGCTGCAACTCGTATCGGTGTATCTTTGTCCTGCGTTGTTCCAGTGAAGAACTACAGTGAGGAGCTGAAACCAGACATGAGCATTGACATCCTGCTGCTCAGTGCAGTCGATCAGATGCTCAACCTTGTGGATGACTTCTTTGATGAGCCCAGAGACTGA
- the LOC112150594 gene encoding interferon-induced protein 44 isoform X1, whose product MNSKMKSELTNEQQKAICSQLGNAMKLNLIYKASIHGFTGAAFHQHCDNKSPTVSVGYNKSGFVFGGYTRQSFSQSGQFVNDNQAFVFSFSGEKLNKYPVTDPLHAVKMTKSSGPNFGDTLILVYDNNRKLYSNPGSPRSSLYNKYYTFTAEEMHGNNLDLSDCEVYQVEECIKFENPWREVTWKSEEKKKLMERIKSYKPSISSVPAARVLLVGAVGAGKSSFFNSFKSVFRGHVTGQAMAGTSYTSVTRRFRTLTVKAERDGQLLPFVICDTMGLESKEGAGLNPDEISNIINGHIPDKYQFSPSDSLQPEAHGFCKNPELKDKIHCVIYVVDASKVSIMSQNMEKTLKAIRETVNLSTIPQLVLLTKIDEACPLVKEDITNVYKSIYVKELMEEAATRIGVSLSCVIPVKNYSEELKPDMNTDILLLNAVDQILNFVDDFFDEQESE is encoded by the exons ATGAACTCCAAGATGAAATCTGAGCTCACTAATGAGCAGCAAAAAGCAATCTGCTCTCAGCTGGGAAATGCTATGAAATTGAATTTGATCTACAAAGCCAGCATCCATGGTTTCACTGGTGCAGCTTTCCACCAACACTGTGACAACAAGTCACCCACTGTGTCTGTGGGCTATAACAAATCTGGATTTGTGTTTGGCGGATACACCAGACAATCGTTCAGTCAGTCTGGACAGTTTGTAAATGATAATCAGGCCTTTGTGTTCTCCTTCAGTGGAGAAAAGCTCAACAAATACCCAGTCACTGATCCTTTGCATGCAGTGAAAATGACAAAGAGCAGTGGTCCTAACTTTGGGGACACACTGATTCTTGTCTATGACAATAATCGGAAATTGTACAGCAATCCTGGAAGTCCTAGAAGTTCGCTGTATAATAAATACTACACCTTCACTGCTGAAGAGATGCATGGCAATAACTTGGACCTGTCTGACTGCGAAGTTTACCAGGTGGAAG aatgcatcaaatttgaaaatccatGGAGAGAAGTGACTTGGAAGTCTGA GGAAAAGAAGAAGTTGATGGAGAGAATTAAATCCTACAAACCTTCGATCAGCTCTGTGCCTGCAGCCCGGGTTTTACTTGTTGGAGCAGTTGGAGCAGGAAAGTCCAGCTTCTTCAATTCTTTCAAGTCTGTATTCAGAGGTCATGTCACCGGCCAGGCCATGGCTGGAACCTCCTACACCAGCGTGACAAGACGT TTTCGCACCTTAACAGTGAAAGCTGAACGTGATGGCCAACTTCTGCCATTCGTCATTTGTGATACCATGGGACTGGAGTCAAaagaaggggcggggcttaatCCTGATGAGATCAGTAACATCATCAATGGTCACATACCTGACAAATATCAG TTCAGCCCCTCTGATTCACTGCAACCTGAAGCTCACGGTTTCTGCAAGAATCCAGAACTCAAAGACAAGATCCACTGTGTGATCTATGTCGTTGATGCCAGCAAGGTCTCCATCATGTCCCAAAATATGGAGAAGACACTGAAAGCTATCCGTGAGACAGTCAACTTGTCAA CGATCCCTCAGCTGGTGTTGCTCACTAAAATAGATGAAGCCTGCCCTCTGGTGAAAGAAGATATCACAAATGTCTACAAGAGCATATATGTCAAGGAATTA ATGGAGGAGGCTGCAACTCGTATCGGTGTATCTTTGTCCTGCGTTATTCCAGTGAAGAACTACAGTGAGGAGCTGAAACCAGACATGAACACCGACATCCTGCTGCTCAATGCGGTCGATCAGATACTTAACTTTGTGGATGACTTCTTTGATGAGCAAGAGTCTGAATGA
- the LOC112150594 gene encoding interferon-induced protein 44 isoform X2: MNSKMKSELTNEQQKAICSQLGNAMKLNLIYKASIHGFTGAAFHQHCDNKSPTVSVGYNKSGFVFGGYTRQSFSQSGQFVNDNQAFVFSFSGEKLNKYPVTDPLHAVKMTKSSGPNFGDTLILVYDNNRKLYSNPGSPRSSLYNKYYTFTAEEMHGNNLDLSDCEVYQVEECIKFENPWREVTWKSEEKKKLMERIKSYKPSISSVPAARVLLVGAVGAGKSSFFNSFKSVFRGHVTGQAMAGTSYTSVTRRFRTLTVKAERDGQLLPFVICDTMGLESKEGAGLNPDEISNIINGHIPDKYQFSPSDSLQPEAHGFCKNPELKDKIHCVIYVVDASKVSIMSQNMEKTLKAIRETVNLSSK, translated from the exons ATGAACTCCAAGATGAAATCTGAGCTCACTAATGAGCAGCAAAAAGCAATCTGCTCTCAGCTGGGAAATGCTATGAAATTGAATTTGATCTACAAAGCCAGCATCCATGGTTTCACTGGTGCAGCTTTCCACCAACACTGTGACAACAAGTCACCCACTGTGTCTGTGGGCTATAACAAATCTGGATTTGTGTTTGGCGGATACACCAGACAATCGTTCAGTCAGTCTGGACAGTTTGTAAATGATAATCAGGCCTTTGTGTTCTCCTTCAGTGGAGAAAAGCTCAACAAATACCCAGTCACTGATCCTTTGCATGCAGTGAAAATGACAAAGAGCAGTGGTCCTAACTTTGGGGACACACTGATTCTTGTCTATGACAATAATCGGAAATTGTACAGCAATCCTGGAAGTCCTAGAAGTTCGCTGTATAATAAATACTACACCTTCACTGCTGAAGAGATGCATGGCAATAACTTGGACCTGTCTGACTGCGAAGTTTACCAGGTGGAAG aatgcatcaaatttgaaaatccatGGAGAGAAGTGACTTGGAAGTCTGA GGAAAAGAAGAAGTTGATGGAGAGAATTAAATCCTACAAACCTTCGATCAGCTCTGTGCCTGCAGCCCGGGTTTTACTTGTTGGAGCAGTTGGAGCAGGAAAGTCCAGCTTCTTCAATTCTTTCAAGTCTGTATTCAGAGGTCATGTCACCGGCCAGGCCATGGCTGGAACCTCCTACACCAGCGTGACAAGACGT TTTCGCACCTTAACAGTGAAAGCTGAACGTGATGGCCAACTTCTGCCATTCGTCATTTGTGATACCATGGGACTGGAGTCAAaagaaggggcggggcttaatCCTGATGAGATCAGTAACATCATCAATGGTCACATACCTGACAAATATCAG TTCAGCCCCTCTGATTCACTGCAACCTGAAGCTCACGGTTTCTGCAAGAATCCAGAACTCAAAGACAAGATCCACTGTGTGATCTATGTCGTTGATGCCAGCAAGGTCTCCATCATGTCCCAAAATATGGAGAAGACACTGAAAGCTATCCGTGAGACAGTCAACTTGTCAAGTAAGTAG